The nucleotide window cagagttagatcttctttcatgatcaattttccgaatagcgggtggtctgctgtaagtcctttttggaaggctgctctagctatcgagttgttgcatccgactatttttgccttctctactttgaacctcctcacatagtcgcgaagcgactcctttgggatcttcttgacgtcgaacaaatggtcagacttctttttgatcgagcgataggatgaatattctttggtgaaaaccaaagaaagttcgtagaaattccggatggattgtggcggcaggtgtagaaccaatcttgcgcctcgccttgtagagtggtggcgaatatcttgcacatgagatcatcgttgtttcgataaaggatcattgcactttggtaacgttttaagtgtctctccgggtcttcatcccatttgaaagatgtgaaatgtggcatgctgaactcgcgtggaggctctgcctactcgatctcctccgtgaagggtgacctgcttatgttggttatgttccgtcgtagtgccttgtcggtgacctcgttggtTTGGAAATCAtgtaatcgcttggtcaagagtctctctacttcttcctgaatttgcctttgttaggGTAGctgagctctcggctgcccccagtcatgacttgctggtctaggctgctcttccatgtgtttggctcgtctatgccgcggatgcagtgcatgtggtgcgttcctagtaggcgagcgagttcttcacaggctgctggttgaacttgagctggattgagtgactgcttctctccatcTGTCGTGCTGcttactctgatgtgaggtggaagacgctccttgtgggcttagctgcgaatagacactttgcccggaaggttgttcatgttgactatcggagtatgaccccaaccgtgaatgtgtGCTCCTCCGTGGGCCTAatcgagagtgcatgctccttcgcgctctaagacgggaatgtacactgcccaaacgttcggctcgtggctggtcgagtggctgcttgccaGGACACTGCTGGAaatgttcgtctgcccttgtcctacttcaggatacctcgtccggggcacgttggatcccgatgcgttgcaaaagttgattcaccaaggttgtctgttgtgcaagggcgctcgtcaactctatgacttgtcgagacaagtgttgttcgccatttggattggaagagcttggaaggaatgcgtctccttgggcagtggaagggtggtagactccgggcgtgagatttgagttgggaaatgtcaaatccgcgaaaaaatatggtgagaatgctcccggctcgatggtaggtccagatggttgagatagtcttgggccgacttgggctgcttggaaagccacgggagcagTTTGGGCCttgagagtgggttgctcgtcgggagcaagctgcttggcaggagcaggttgggcagtgagagtgggctgctcgacggaagcaggctggaccacgggagtagGTTGCTCGTCGAGAggaggctgggccacgagagcaggctgcttggcaggagcaagctgggccacgggagtgggctgttcgactgaagcaggctgggccatgggaatgggctgctcgtcaggagcaggctgcttggcaggagcaggctgggccacgagagtgggctgctcgacggaagcaggctgggtcacgagagcaggctgcttggcaggagcaggttgggccgtgagagtgtgctgctcgacggaagcaggctggaccactggagtgggctgctcgtcgggagcaggctgggccacgagagcaggctgcttggcaggagcaggctgggccacgggaatgggctgctcgacagaagcaggctggaccacgggagtgggctgctcgtcgggagcaggctgggccacgggagtaggctgctcgtcgggagcaggctgggtcacgagaacaggctgcttggcaggagcaggctgggccgcgagagcaggttacttggcgggagcaggctcgGCCGCGAGAGtaggttgcttggcgggagcagacTGCTTAGAATGTGATGCaagcgaatgcgaggcttgggcccgggcccgtgcaaacttggatggcacgacttgggccgtggccttggtgtcgtgagccttggatggcacggctcgagccgtggtgaatgcaccatggacctcgccacgggtggctaccgaggtagccaccgtggtggttcccatggtggaaactcgtggtggtggtgctgctccacttattgtcacatttagcctcatggatctccgcaatcccatttcttgaacattagaattttcactcgtggaattttctaaatttctagccattatattttgcttatacgttttatcaaagaacctttgcaagtaaaaaattctaataagaagaacgtatgaaaaatattcaaatagactagaaaataaagaaaaaacctttttgtgcgagagtcttctacgagtatggatttcagcTCTCaaagaaagcaccaatttgtggatgcaaatttcttcctccttgatcttggacgattttgcacctacaaaacaattaacaccttaggttaatgccaagagcctcacgcgcccacgatgaatgggggggctttggccgaagaacttccgatgccaaagttagaatttagagagaaagagtgtttagagaattttgggatttttgccaaagtgttggaatgggCTTTTGGTAGAAATGGGagcatatatatagggataggaggtggcttaatttagcaattaatatattaattaagaataatatattaattggttaattatcaATATAAAGGGAATGTTTTTATGACTTTCATGGCATGATCAGCTAATCAATCAAATAATGGTTGAAAAGATTAGCTAACCAATGTAAAAAAGGCAAATTGTGGTAGGAAATCAAAGGGAATGGCCGGCCCCCATTTTGGAGAAGGACCAACGGCTTTTAGGGTGATTTTTGgcttttaattgataatttaattgaaaattaatgaGTTTATTAGGTAATAATCCCATTAATTTGTCAATTAACTCAATTTATGTGGAATATTTGGTAGGTTATAGAAtggttatttaattatttggctAGGAAGGAAAGTGAggtaaaaatatatgaaatgagATAggatttgaattgttacctcttttggagcattttttaattggttgaggatgattacccactacttgcgcgtaggaatcccgttatacctcaagggtatttttgtcttcttttgtcccaaagtccacgtgtcacttagtgaatatttttggctccacacgtGTGACTATTGAATTTCACACATGAgataacctgctctgatacgatgaagaagttgaggttcccCCATagaaccaattggcaatatagaaGGTTGCTtaataagcacatgcaaggtctCTCATTTCTCAATATAAAATTCACTCTCAACATATTTCTTATGTTTCTCTTCAAAATCAATGTTTGAGAGCCTCTTGAATCTTGATATTTGCCCCAGCGAGATAGATTCGGAAGTCTCAAGTGGGATAAAATTAGCCCAATTCCTTCCAATGTAACAAgcaagaaacgattgagtttcattttgttttgtgttgaacaaaatcatacatatatatagagaaacatattatatatgaaaatgaaattcaTACAGTAGAACCTAAAGCTGGTGTTTCCAAAGCAACTTAGTGCAGTAGTTCCTTCCTATCACGAGTTGTATACGACATATGCGAGAAAACATAgtgaaaattatttttacacGTCTATTACCTTGTGCGCATTTACATTCATTTTTGtccctttttttaaatttatttaatctacaaaagaagaaaatgagcgGACGTAAGTTCATTTTCGAAAAATAAAAGAGTGTGGATAGTTAATGataaaaatgttattattttgaGGCTGAACGCGAGTTCATAGTTTCACCGAGGACGAAACcgcttttttatttatttatttatttttcttcggGAATTGGTTCCCCACAAAAGAGAATGATGACCGATATTTTGAAACAACTGTAAGACAAATAACAAAGAAACTTACATAGTAAAGAATCCCAAATGTGCAATATCTATTCAGAACACTCCACAAACCCCAGACAAGATGGACCATCCTGTTTCTGCCCAGAAACTTCCAATCTGGATAGAGTAATGAGCTATTTTGTACCCATCTTATGCGTTTTCTAGTTGATGTGTGTATGTAGCAAACATCACACAAGACTAGGGTGGTCCATTTTGTGATCCTTTAGACTTTGATAATTCAATCTTTGGGGTCGGATTCTTAGATTAAAACTCGGTACTTCTTTCACATGAGAGATCATAGATATAACTGTGGAAGCCCTTGCAAACCGATTTTTGGATTGAAGCCCAATATGCAAAACAAAGTTCATGAATGCATAGCCCAAACCAATATATAAATGGTCAATGTCCAAAGTATGGGGAATTAGAACTCAACTGGTTAAAAGTATTTATCAATTCACTGGAGGTATTGAAGGATTAAATATGGAGAAAATTGCGGCACTCCCCACTATTTTTACACATGAAATCGATCAATATTTCTTTGGTGTTCTCCTTAAGCATTACAGGCTATGGGGCAAGAAGCTTTAACATATTCCCTCAAAGAGGTTGAGGCAGAGTAGATAACTAAGGGTGACTATTCAAAGTGGCGTCTGGGCTTCACCTTAACCCTGAGAGAAAAGTTGGATGCACCACTCATGGAGGTCCTAAAATTTGAGTTCCAAGAAAAGCAACAACGAAGGAAATACGAAGCCCTACTAGTGGGACACAAATTGGTGCTTGAGCTCCGATCCTACATTTGACCCCTCAATTTCGCTTggatgcaaaaaataaaataaatacaatgAACTTTGTAGATTTTCATTATCAAAATTTCGTTTAAAGCAATTGGTTTAGCACCCCTCCCACAAAACCACCAATCTCATCTAGCATTTTCTCAAATATGTATTTACATCTAGTTTTATATGTCATTCAGTTTGACAAGTATATCAACAAGATAGAAAATATTGACGCATCGACCATATTAACATAGAACACTCAATTATTTCTTTCATATCAAGTTTATTGTCAATATTGTCAATGTACGTATATCCACTGCCAATGTATATATTAGGTATATTGAAGACCAGGAGAGAGTACAATTTTTAAAAGAAGGCTTTTCTTAATGGTTATTTTCAACTAGATTTTATGAATCATTGGCCAAGCCAATTCTTTGAGCTGAAAACTCAAACGATGGATATGACAATTGATTCTGCATTTTGGTCACAAACTCATGCATTCATGcacatatattattatatatcaCTACACAATTGAATATGTTCTACCAAATGTTTTACCTGGGAATAGCAGGTAGCTAGCTAGATTCAGTTCATCAAGTTTTTGATAAAAGTTATAATAGTAATTCTTCTCTTGCCAAATGCATGCACTGACAAACAAACCAGACCTGATACAGCGAAATGTGGGATAACCTGCCATATGTTGGGCAAAGGATAATATTTTGCAATCCTAGTGACTTTCACAACTACCAAGTGTGAACCCTATTTACAATAAGACAAATATCCCTTATGCAATAACCAATCACAAAAGGCCACGTACGTATTGAGCCAATCAAAACGTGCCACGTCCAGCCTAGGAAATTTCAACCTATCCCATCCGATCGAGGAACATCCCCTCTCCCCCACATTAAATACCTAATAAACAAGCGCTGCAACAGATCATAGTACTGTGGTGAAGATACTGCGAGATAAGGTTTGGATGGGACAAGGAAAGCAAAAGCCAAAAGGAAAGGGCTTCAAAAACTCAACACATTGGAGGAAGATTCTCTGCCTTTTTACTTTTCGTGTTCCTTTATATCTTTTTATTTGTGTAATCGCGATTAAATTATATCAATAtttgatattattatttatttttattttattatttttataaaaaataatataaaaaattgacGTGATTTAATCATAACGCAGAAGGATAAGAAAAGTGAGAgagcagagaatctgcctcccaaCACATTATTATTCTGGAGATGTGAAAAGCAGGCAACTAGGGCACCATGAGATCAGATCAGGTAAGGTTTTAATAACAGCGGAGAGTTCGATCAAGGGGGATGAATTTTgcataaaaaaatgtaaaaagttTTAGTTGAACCCATCAACTTGCTCAAGTTGGTCTTACTTTAAGTACACCATCCCACGCATCGACACAACTATATAATATACCATACACTCTTCTCATatttcaggaaaaaaaaaatgagcctCCCTATGAGCTTCAACCCTATATCAATATCAGAAATACAAGAGTTCAactcgtcttcttcttcctcgggaTAAAAAAACCCTAGTGTCTGAACCTCCTCCTTGTCAGCGGCTGGATCGAGTAAATCTAGATACCTTTCACTCTCTATATGTAGTCCCTTCCATTTACTTTTGTTGTGCTGTGCTGTTTATTAACTAAATTTAGTTGGACCAATGCATGTGATGGATTGCTTGAATGAGAGCACGAGTGACTCATCAAATAATGGGGTAAAGGATGCAAGTTCTAACAAGTTGCCTTCTTCTAGGTACAAGGGAGTAGTACCACAGCCCAATGGTAGATGGGGGGCTCAAATATATGAGAAGCACCAACGTGTGTGGTTGGGAACCttcaatgaagaagaagaagctgctAAGACCTACGACATTGCCTTGCTAAAGTTCCGGGGACTTGCTGCCATCACAAACTTCTGTCAGAGCCAAATAAAACCCTACATAGAAGATGGCAACGAGGCCATTTTCTTGGAATCCCATTCCAAGGCTGAGATCGTTGACATGCTTCGAAAACACTCGTACGTCAACGAGCTTGAAATGTACAAGCATAAGTTGCTGAACGCCGGAGTTCGTGGTGGTGGTCGAAAGCGAAGTAAGTGTCACGTCGATCCAACTGACGCGTGTTATGAGAGGGAGTTGCTTTTCGAGAAGGTGGCGACGCCAAGCGACGTAGGGAGGTTGAATCGTATGGTGATACCAAAACAACAAGCTGAGAAGCATTTTCAGGTTCATGAGAGTGTAGAACTGTGTAAAGGggttttgttgaattttgagGATGAGGAAGGGAACGTGTGGAGGTTTAGGTATTGTTATTGGAGTAGTAGTCAGAGTTATGTGTTGACCAAGGGATGGACACGTTttgtgaaggagaagaagttGAAAGCTGGTGATGTTTTGAGGTTTCAGAGATCGGTAAGGGAGGATAAGAAGCTGTTCATTGAATGTAGACCTAGAAACGTCGATAGTCTGCGGTTCAGAGAGATACCTGCTGGGCGGGTTGCTGAGCCTTTAGCGGCGGTTCAGGATGATGGAGTGGTGAGGTTGTTCGGAGTTAACATTATGAAAACATGTAACAGTTGCATTGTAGACAATAGCAGGTGTTGGAGGCTTGGAGCTAGTTTAAGGTGAAAAGAACGAATTGTAATTCTACTGGGATGTTTATCTTTTTCGTGttttgtcaatgagaagatcctTTTTGGTATGTTTATCATTATAATGCCATCGTTTTGTATCCAAATATATATCGTAACACAATAGTTAAATAAAAAGGGCAAACATACAAAAAGGAGggttcaaacttcaaacttcaatTTTGAcacaaattttcttttgtgcGTAAACAAGTTGTCATGGTATGTTTAGATTACCACCTTTCACAAGTCCCTTGTAGAAAGTGATTGGTGTGATAGATCATGTAGAATAAAATTGAGTTCATTCTTGGGATTAGGCTTTAGGatgtactaattaattgataattaatatataattaattatcaaaaaatGGACCTTGGGGCTCTTGGGCTTggactctaataattaaattatttagggtaaattacaaaaaattatttggtgTTGCGACATTTCCATACcccatcttttaaaattgacaatgtcacacctcatcttacgaatttgtgccaataTCAGACATctgtcagtttttctgttaatttctccGTTAAGTGCTTACGTGACTAGAGACGGGacccatttttattaaaaaattaattaaacattaaaaaattaaaaaacaaaaaacaaaaaaaccaataaaaaccCATCAACCTATGTTGCCCTCCCCAGATCCCTTTCTCTCCcacccaaggaagaaaatatcggtaatatcggaaatatcggtagtccgaaaacacggaaatatcgatggaaatatcggtaaaatatcgatatcgataaaaattacatggaaaccacggaaattgtaagaaaaacttggaaatttttattgaaactttgtaggatgtttatttagtcaattatctattagtttatcacaaaaaattggaaagaaattcattgcatgatggatttaacattatcaagttgattatatagcgagctgacaaacattgtgagtgtagaaaatatgtagtaattaatgaaagaagtctaaacacaccataatcatttatatataatgaattagtacaatattttacactttagtaccacatagagtttctatgaggttcaaatttttcactatcttcatcatctctacgtatagaatgagtgtattgtgaagagtagttatcaaatgataaatccccaaaatagttttgcatgtaattgttaacatgccacccatatggatccgagattggatgAGGTTGTCCAtgagaaaaatcatttgaaaattgagtctgggattgtttccatgagtcgctcgattccatcccaacaggaatgggatatgaagggtagggaaatggttggttatgagtataaccatagttactacttcccaatccaacagagtctgaagttctagataacgagtcatcttcttgacttgacaaaatccccttgcctctttctctgcgagtatagtccttccctatggcaccaattcctggtcctgcccgcctactgccatggtcatcatcatgtgttgcatgcgtgaagtttgcctcaccagtgaaggggctcatatatccgggaggtggtgatccataatagtttccatatccaccaccactacctccagctccactatgtccttcatcattcccacctccggtggtaggtgagtctcctgatcttgtactagagctatcattagtatcagcacgatgttgtggttgtgtaggattggaaaaggtggaattccagtgtttcttggtcttgggcgcaaaagttcttccaaagagtcagagctgctagatcccacctcctcctctaatactctttctacatttatcccttcattacgtgcttcttcagcaactctgggagctgggttgccttcatcatcatctagatgaagaggtctaatccattgaaaaagttggttaccctctgtatcatcatcttcaccaacaatatcaaacacatctagtgggtccccacggtcgacatgatctatttctgcttccttatctcgaatttgaagcttcatgttgtagtagcaataaactaatttttccaagctactatgagccaacttatttctttgctttgtgtgtatgagtgcaaatgtgctccaatttctttcacaagcagatgaggaagctgtttgtgataatactttgattgctaactttctcacagttggtgcatcggtcccatacatgatccaccattcagctacaatgaaaaacaatgttgataagcctaataactccaacaaattctattataaacttatagtgaaatatgtttatactcactaggagacatatttgttcgagcagcaactgatgttggttctccaaaagttcttcttgcatctttaaaccatgttagctgaattcaataaatcgtgttagtttaatccaacaaagtaattattataatttaagtaattgtctacctcatttccaaattggccaactgctggtgatgcagggtctaatttagagtatacattatgtacagcacgtataaggttaccatcatctccaacaccgggtctgtattggtatcggggattcaaataatatgctgttcaaagaaacacatactctaataagagaaataatacttatgcaactaaagaaacgAATTgcaaaattatgacataatttatacctgctgcatgcaaatcgtggtataatgttttataccatcggtcttcaattatctttataacccaccttgcaccatgttttctttccaattcatccttcactacacgcatcaactcatatactgcccccatagtaggatacacctctgtgtcaacgatccgtaaaactttgtaaagaggctcaaacacttggcacacatgttctgattgagtccaaaaagcatgatcaagcactatactttccaccatacgacctgtatttgagcggctcaaattgtggttggcccaatcgtcactagtgaatagttgcttcaaccctgctttcttcttgagtatgctgtctaatgcaatatagttggtggcgaatcgagtggtagatggacgaataatttctcattTGCAAAATTCatgcatctttgccaacaaccaaccgtgattgtaaatataatttgtgatcgttctagctcttttgaccacagtagcaacattctctctcttcccaattgcctcaaacatgagatcaatacaatgtgctgcacatgatgtccaaaacacattatgatgcttcattaacttttttccagctttgacaaatgcagaaccgttgtcggtcacgacttggacaacattatgctctcccaccttcatgattacatccctcaataatttgtaaatatacttgtaattctttatatggtctgaagcatcaacagacttcaaaaaaattgtctttcccttggagtataccatgaagttgatgatagacaatctggtcgggccggtccatccgtcacacatgattgtgcaaccattagtttcccactttgacctcaacttgttaacatactcgccaatgtctttatactccatatccaaatatttgtttcttatctcatagggagtgggaggttgtacggcctgttgacatcccactaccatattttttaaatgatgtgacgatgccttcgcagcagggacattttcatagataaagaacttgctaattagacgccccattccctcattcacattacctccagtgaaataactccaaacactcttttgacgtgctttggatgacttatataaacttggggctattggtggtgttggttgtgattctctaagactgcctccccgtctcatttgtgcaccaccacttgtcccggaaccttgtcctctattaggaattttatgaaggtgttctctttcccatgctgactgtttggaggcacgtaatgcttgtttcaaactgcgtcgttcttcaggtcccatgtcatcatcacattcgtcctcatcgtcatcatcatcactgtcaagctcttggccatagacttctccccgtagcccagctcgaatattttccattccctgtgttatcttttccttctgctgttttttattttttaataatgtgctgatgaatgcctttcacttctggggggacattatcgcatcgttggacattttttgctggatctaatccactaagatggtacttaagtcgtgtcactccgccactcttcattacccgaccacaatatttgcaaattgtgccatatttgtttccgtctattaggtatccatgttcccaagctggatcacgtttagtagcTCCACTGGACATTGTATAAGTACctacatttatttttcatgaaaattaaacaaatattttttggccaaaaaatatagtagtgatgacggttatataagagaacctaaataataaagttattctacagaagaattaaatatgaagtaaagaaaatgattgtaaaaatttaagtaattaaaaaaataatatggaataataaaacctaatattaatgaataataatccaatttgataaaaaaataatcctaatataaatgatgaataatattcctttttgataataatcctaatataaataatcctactataaatgatgataattatgtttcatgaaaataatcctaatataaaacatagtgatgaataatattcctttttgataataatccaatttaataataatccactttaataataatccaatttaatgaataatccaatttgataataaaaaaaacctaatattaatgaataaaaatcctatttgataaaaaaaataatcctaatataaaacatagtgatgaataataatccaatttgataataatccaatttaataataatccaatttaatgaatattccaatttgataataagccaatttaatgaataataatccaattatcttaaaaataatcctaatataaaacatagtgatgaataataatccaaattgataataatccaatttaataataatccaatttaatgaatagtccaatttgataataagccaatttaatgaataatccaatttaatgaataataatccaatttgataataatctaatttaattaataat belongs to Malus sylvestris chromosome 17, drMalSylv7.2, whole genome shotgun sequence and includes:
- the LOC126610124 gene encoding AP2/ERF and B3 domain-containing transcription repressor RAV2-like produces the protein MHVMDCLNESTSDSSNNGVKDASSNKLPSSRYKGVVPQPNGRWGAQIYEKHQRVWLGTFNEEEEAAKTYDIALLKFRGLAAITNFCQSQIKPYIEDGNEAIFLESHSKAEIVDMLRKHSYVNELEMYKHKLLNAGVRGGGRKRSKCHVDPTDACYERELLFEKVATPSDVGRLNRMVIPKQQAEKHFQVHESVELCKGVLLNFEDEEGNVWRFRYCYWSSSQSYVLTKGWTRFVKEKKLKAGDVLRFQRSVREDKKLFIECRPRNVDSLRFREIPAGRVAEPLAAVQDDGVVRLFGVNIMKTCNSCIVDNSRCWRLGASLR
- the LOC126612004 gene encoding uncharacterized protein LOC126612004, producing MVESIVLDHAFWTQSEHVCQVFEPLYKVLRIVDTEVYPTMGAVYELMRVVKDELERKHGARWVIKIIEDRWYKTLYHDLHAAAYYLNPRYQYRPGVGDDGNLIRAVHNVYSKLDPASPAVGQFGNELTWFKDARRTFGEPTSVAARTNMSPTEWWIMYGTDAPTVRKLAIKVLSQTASSSACERNWSTFALIHTKQRNKLAHSSLEKLVYCYYNMKLQIRDKEAEIDHVDRGDPLDVFDIVGEDDDTEGNQLFQWIRPLHLDDDEGNPAPRVAEEARNEGINVERVLEEEVGSSSSDSLEELLRPRPRNTGIPPFPILHNHNIVLILMIALVQDQETHLPPEVGMMKDIVELEVVVVDMETIMDHHLPDI